A portion of the Flavobacterium limnophilum genome contains these proteins:
- a CDS encoding DNA primase gives MKRVIVDYAKLTHEILNLLVERFPDGYDDSNIIRFRNAKNELIEAVEVRTEDTIYLVKVSTKLADRIENYDEDDEIEIEPIADISLDDDDDAPSDDDDDKPEYKDDDVSGEDDDDDDDADESDIPEDEDDEDEE, from the coding sequence ATGAAAAGAGTAATTGTTGACTACGCAAAACTTACACACGAAATCTTGAACTTATTGGTAGAAAGATTTCCTGATGGCTATGATGATTCAAACATTATCCGCTTTAGAAACGCAAAAAACGAATTGATCGAAGCCGTTGAAGTACGAACTGAAGACACTATTTATTTAGTAAAAGTGAGTACCAAACTTGCCGACAGAATCGAAAATTATGATGAGGACGATGAAATAGAAATCGAACCAATCGCAGATATCAGCTTGGACGATGATGACGATGCACCATCCGATGACGATGACGACAAGCCAGAATACAAAGACGATGATGTTTCCGGAGAAGACGACGACGACGATGACGATGCAGACGAAAGCGACATCCCTGAAGATGAGGATGATGAAGACGAGGAATAA
- a CDS encoding deoxyhypusine synthase family protein produces the protein MSKGPISQFIEKHYLHFNSASLVDAAKAYEQQLANGAKMMVSMAGAMSTAEIGKIFAEIIRQDKVQIISCTGANLEEDIMNLVAHSHYERVPHYRDLTPEDEWALLERGLNRVTDTCIPEHEAFRRLQKHIYKIWKDADDKGERYFPHEFMYKMLLSGVLEEYYEIDLKDSWMYAAAEKNLPIIVPGWEDSTMGNIFASYVIKGELKASTMKSGIEYMTFLADWYPKNSTNGVGFFQIGGGIAGDFPICVVPMLYQDMEMHDIPFWSYFCQISDSTTSYGSYSGAVPNEKITWGKLDIKTPKFIIESDATIVAPLIFAYLLDL, from the coding sequence ATGAGTAAAGGACCAATCAGTCAGTTTATCGAAAAGCATTATTTGCATTTCAACTCTGCATCTTTAGTTGATGCCGCAAAAGCCTACGAACAACAATTAGCCAATGGTGCAAAAATGATGGTAAGTATGGCTGGTGCAATGAGTACCGCCGAAATTGGGAAAATTTTTGCCGAAATAATTCGCCAAGACAAAGTGCAAATCATTTCTTGTACTGGTGCAAATCTCGAAGAAGACATCATGAACCTGGTAGCACATTCACACTACGAAAGAGTGCCACACTACCGTGATTTGACTCCAGAAGACGAATGGGCTTTATTGGAAAGAGGACTGAATCGAGTTACCGATACTTGTATTCCTGAACACGAAGCATTCCGTCGTTTGCAAAAACACATTTACAAAATCTGGAAAGATGCCGATGACAAAGGAGAAAGATATTTCCCTCACGAATTCATGTACAAGATGTTGCTTTCGGGAGTTTTGGAAGAATATTACGAAATTGACTTAAAAGACAGCTGGATGTATGCGGCTGCCGAGAAAAATTTACCTATTATTGTACCGGGATGGGAAGACAGCACCATGGGAAACATTTTTGCTTCCTATGTAATCAAAGGGGAACTAAAAGCCTCGACCATGAAATCAGGAATAGAATACATGACTTTCTTGGCTGATTGGTATCCAAAAAACAGCACGAATGGTGTAGGTTTCTTCCAAATTGGTGGAGGAATAGCCGGAGATTTTCCAATTTGCGTTGTTCCAATGTTGTACCAGGACATGGAAATGCACGACATTCCATTCTGGAGCTATTTTTGCCAAATTTCAGATTCGACAACCAGTTATGGTTCGTATTCTGGAGCTGTGCCAAATGAAAAAATCACTTGGGGTAAATTAGACATAAAAACCCCAAAGTTTATTATCGAGTCGGATGCCACTATTGTTGCTCCTTTAATTTTCGCTTATTTGTTAGATTTATAG